A part of Drosophila ananassae strain 14024-0371.13 chromosome 2R, ASM1763931v2, whole genome shotgun sequence genomic DNA contains:
- the LOC6493414 gene encoding uncharacterized protein LOC6493414, which yields MAHPRTDSQPGLQLLLVASLVASTTASLFASLPDGGVVGTNVLGLMPGQQVLAAVPASERVSFLLYQLALAINSAAGVQEVEEVQVVENQEQFPLPANPDPNWLAAMANEFQNVPVYESFPMDLRNWLMDSFGVTTTDVLHSWNFFQPRQARTTARGQLICTNDGQCFEVNKIVTACCPF from the exons ATGGCACATCCAAGGACCGACTCCCAGCCGGGACTGCAGCTGCTTCTAGTGGCAAGCCTAGTGGCCTCAACCACGGCCTCGCTGTTTGCTTCATTACCGGATGGAGGAGTGGTCGGAACAAATGTTCTAGGACTCATGCCGGGACAACAAGTCCTGGCTGCAGTGCCCGCATCAG AGCGCGTCAGTTTTTTGCTTTACCAATTAGCCTTGGCCATAAATTCAGCCGCCGGCGTGCAGGAAGTCGAGGAGGTGCAAGTGGTGGAGAACCAGGAGCAGTTCCCGCTGCCGGCGAACCCGGATCCCAACTGGCTGGCCGCCATGGCAAATGAGTTTCAG AACGTGCCCGTTTATGAATCCTTCCCCATGGACTTGCGCAACTGGCTGATGGATAGCTTCGGAGTTACTACCACGGATGTCCTTCACAGCTGGAACTTCTTCCAGCCCAGGCAGGCCAGGACTACTGCTCGCGGCCAACTAATTTGCACCAACGATGGCCAGTGCTTTGAGGTGAACAAAATCGTCACCGCTTGTTGTCCGTTTTGA